From the Actinomycetota bacterium genome, the window ACCAGTCCGTCGTAGAGCGGGTCGGCTCGATGCTCCATCGCGTCGGTATCGCCGATGATATCGTCCTCTCCGGCGGGGTCGGCTACAATGTCTGCATACAAGAACTCTTTGAGCAGAAGCTCGGTCGCACGGTCTACCGCCATGAACATCCCGAGATAGCGGGCGCGCTCGGCGCCGCGCTCACCGCCCGGGAACAATCATAAAGCATCGACCGAACCTAATTTCGTTCTTAGTCCAGCCAGTTCATCGGGTTCTGCGGTGAACCGTTTACCCGCACCTCGAAATGGAGGTGCGGCCCGGTAGAAAGGCCGGTGGAGCCCGCGTTCGCGATGACGTCGCCTCTCTCCACATCCCGGCCCACGCCGACACGCAACTGTGAATTATGCGCATATAGTGTCGAAAGGCCGCCCCCGTGGCTTATGACCACGGTTTTACCGTAGCCACCCATTCTACCGGCCACAATAACGGTTCCGCTATGCGACGCGTAGATGGGAGAGCCGTGCGCCGCACCGAAGTCGACACCGGTATGCATACGCGAGTAGCCGAGAATCGGGTGACGCCGCATACCGTAGCCGGATGTGATCGATTCCGAGCTGGGTTTCATGAAGCCGACCCCCGAGATGCGCCGGCTATAGGCGTGGTCTATCGAGCCACCCTGCTCGAGCGTTCTGATTTGCGCCGCGACCAGCCGCGATGACGACTCGAGCATATCTTCCGTTATCTTCAGCCGGTTCTGCTCGCGCTCGATGCGCGCAAGCATGTTTTCCTGGCGCTTTAACTCGTTTCTGAAAAGCTCATGTTTGGCGGCGACTTGCTTGCCGGCCTTGCGTACCTCGTTTTCTTGGTCGATGAGGACGAGGCGGTCTCTAGCGACGACCTTTCTGTCGGTCTCAAGCCGGTCGCGGTGTTTTTCCGCGGCTACCTTGATCTCATAGACATCCGCCACGAGTTTGGCATCGTGTCTCGCAATCATCTCCACGTAGCCGATTCGCCTAAACAAATCGCCGAGGTCCGATGCGCCCAAAAGCACCTCAAGAGTACTCGTGGTGCCTTTTTTATAGATGGCGGTGACCCGTTTATTGAAAACAGCCCTCTTGTAGGCGAGCGCCTTCTCGGTGACGATTAGTTCCGCTTCGGTGGCCGCGAGTTCTTTCTCTAGTTTGGCAAGTTTGAGTTCTAACCGGTTCCTAGCGGCGACCTTTTGATTGAGCCGCGCTTTAAGCCCGTCTAGCTGATCCTGGATTTCGATGATTTTGCGGTCGTTGGCCTGCATCTCGCGCACGATGTCGGCTTCGCGGTTCTCCGTCGCATCGAGAAGCCTTTCCGTGGTCTCCAGGCGTTTCTTTATATCGACCTGTTCGCCGCGCTTCGAGTCTAACCGGGACGCGAAAGACGGAGTGGCCGCAAGAGAGAGCGCCGTGATGCTTACTATGATTATTCTTGTACGATAAAACCTCTGAAATAACCTCATGCAGTTATAGAATTTAACCATTGGGTTACGGCTAGTCAACCTTCCCGCAAAGCAATTGATATATCAGGAGGGCCCGACCAGGGATGAGGGGTGAAGAGGGCGCTAACTTGCCGGTAACAGACAATCCATTGCTACTGCATTGCGTGCGCTTGTTTTACGAGCAAATCAAGTGTGCGCCCTTACTTAAAAACAAGCCACTCGTTGCCTTTGCCCTTTTTTGTGTGGACGAGATGGAATTCGCCTTCCAGCCGCTTGCCCTTGAGGACGATTTTGAGACTGCTGGGCTTCTTCTGGGCAACCTCAAAGGTGCCCGAGTCCCAAATAGCGACGGTGCCGGCCCCATACCGGCCCTCAGGAATCGTTCCTTCGAAATCGATATAGTCGACCGGGTGGTCCTCGACCATCATAGCGAGCCGCTTGACCCCCTTCTCTGTGGATATCCCCTTAGGGACGGCCCAGCTCTTAAGAACCATCTCCCCCGAGGGCTCATCCGACTCGAAGTAGTCGGCCGGGAGTTCCAGTCGGAAATCATAATGGTGGCGGACGGAGTGATGGTCGTGGACGACAAACCGCCCACCATGCTCCGCACCGGATTCACCGCTCGGCTCAGGGGTCTTATCAAAACTTCTTTTTTCTCTATATTCTTCGAGTGCCATGAAGATATTATATGGAGAAACGCCCGTCGAAGACTAGCTTTATATTTTCGCACGCCGGGGAGTATTGTTTAAAGCCTATCTGATTTAGGAAACATAGGCTTAAACATGAAAGGCTGGCGAAAACAGATGGCACGACCGGAAGAGAGTTCAACACCGCCGATGATGGTCCCGTACTTCGCTCTCACTTCGACCCGAGGGAAAGAGGTAACGCTGTGGGACTTCAAGCAGCGTAAAAACCTGTTGCTCTACTTTTTTAACGGCGCGGATTGCCGGGATTGCCGCCATACCTTGATGCGCTTGCGCGATGATCACAGCCGGTTCGAGCAGTTAAGTACTGAGGTCATTGCCATCGGGGTCGATGAGCCGGCACCACTCAGCGCGCTCGTCGATGCACTACATATACCTTTCCCGGTTCTATCCGACGCGTCGGGAGCCGTTGCTTCAAAATATGGCTTACTCGAAAAGCCGTCGGCCAAACCAATGCCCTCGGTCTTTATTGCGGACAGGTACGGCGCGCTGGAGGCATCCTGGGTAGTCGAGCGCGAATCGGAACTCCCCGACCAAGACGAACTTCTCGCCAATCTCCAACTACTCGAACTTCGATGTCCCGAGTGAGGCGTCTAATTTTAGGCGGTTCGCCTATTTAGCCGAAGAAGCCGAATATGTGATTGCCGGGAAGCCGTATATGTATCATGTATCTTACGTAAAACAGCATAATGAACAAGACGGCAAGCGGTAGAGCGCGCAGAATTATTGGCTTGCGCAATTTGAAGTCGAGCAGGTCGTCTACTCGTCTTGATATACTAAGTCTTGGCGCCAAGTCGCTCTTTACGATGCCAAGCGCAGGCTGAGGCATAGAAAAACCGCTTGATATTTCGGCGACTTTAGCAATCGCACCTGCGAGTTCCACAGGTTTTCCAGTGGTCTTTGCGGCGAGGTAGTCGGCCGCCCGCTCTCTCTCCGCGCTCAGCAACCTAAATGTTACCCAGACAAACGGACTGAAGAACACCAAGTCTCTTAATGCTATCGCGGCCCAAAGTTTGATGTTGTCTTTTCTCTTGAAGTGGGCGAACTCATGCGCAAGGACGGCCTCGATCTCGGCGTCGCTCAGTTTATCGACGCTTTCTAAGGGCAGGGCGATCGTGAAGTTAGTAAACCCTATCATCAGCGGGCAAGGAACATCCGCGAAGGTTATTTTAGGCATTTTTACATTGAAGCTCTTACTCAATCTCTCGGCAATCGCGTAAACCCTCTGGTGCATTACGTGGCTTAGCTCTTCACTCGCGGCCAGACGCTGTCTGTACGCATATAACGCGGCCCACCGGACAGCGAGCATCACGAAGAACAATACCGCCGCGACCAGCAGGACGTTCATGAACAGCTCGGTGCCCCCGGGCTTCAATAGAGTATTGTCGGACAGTCTATAAGTAGAATACTTATCAGCCGACGCATCTACGAGATTCATCGGATCAGGTATCTGGAAGCAAGATCTAAAATTTAGCTTGCCCCATTCGATCTCGTCCATCCTCGGTACATAAAAACCACCGATAAGAATAGTGAGCGGCTTGATTAACGGCGCAAATAGAAAGAGGTGTCTGAGCGATGGTCGCTTAACAAAGAACATCTTCATAAAAAACAGTGCTAGTAGAAGGGTTAACGCTGAGCCTACAATAGCGGGCAGAACATGATAAAAAGCAAGCATTTTCAAGACATCCATGACGGAACTCTCTCTTTTTTGCCGGATGG encodes:
- a CDS encoding 3'-phosphoesterase; translated protein: MALEEYREKRSFDKTPEPSGESGAEHGGRFVVHDHHSVRHHYDFRLELPADYFESDEPSGEMVLKSWAVPKGISTEKGVKRLAMMVEDHPVDYIDFEGTIPEGRYGAGTVAIWDSGTFEVAQKKPSSLKIVLKGKRLEGEFHLVHTKKGKGNEWLVFK
- a CDS encoding peptidoglycan DD-metalloendopeptidase family protein yields the protein MRLFQRFYRTRIIIVSITALSLAATPSFASRLDSKRGEQVDIKKRLETTERLLDATENREADIVREMQANDRKIIEIQDQLDGLKARLNQKVAARNRLELKLAKLEKELAATEAELIVTEKALAYKRAVFNKRVTAIYKKGTTSTLEVLLGASDLGDLFRRIGYVEMIARHDAKLVADVYEIKVAAEKHRDRLETDRKVVARDRLVLIDQENEVRKAGKQVAAKHELFRNELKRQENMLARIEREQNRLKITEDMLESSSRLVAAQIRTLEQGGSIDHAYSRRISGVGFMKPSSESITSGYGMRRHPILGYSRMHTGVDFGAAHGSPIYASHSGTVIVAGRMGGYGKTVVISHGGGLSTLYAHNSQLRVGVGRDVERGDVIANAGSTGLSTGPHLHFEVRVNGSPQNPMNWLD
- a CDS encoding M56 family metallopeptidase, with protein sequence MDVLKMLAFYHVLPAIVGSALTLLLALFFMKMFFVKRPSLRHLFLFAPLIKPLTILIGGFYVPRMDEIEWGKLNFRSCFQIPDPMNLVDASADKYSTYRLSDNTLLKPGGTELFMNVLLVAAVLFFVMLAVRWAALYAYRQRLAASEELSHVMHQRVYAIAERLSKSFNVKMPKITFADVPCPLMIGFTNFTIALPLESVDKLSDAEIEAVLAHEFAHFKRKDNIKLWAAIALRDLVFFSPFVWVTFRLLSAERERAADYLAAKTTGKPVELAGAIAKVAEISSGFSMPQPALGIVKSDLAPRLSISRRVDDLLDFKLRKPIILRALPLAVLFIMLFYVRYMIHIRLPGNHIFGFFG
- a CDS encoding peroxiredoxin family protein, producing the protein MARPEESSTPPMMVPYFALTSTRGKEVTLWDFKQRKNLLLYFFNGADCRDCRHTLMRLRDDHSRFEQLSTEVIAIGVDEPAPLSALVDALHIPFPVLSDASGAVASKYGLLEKPSAKPMPSVFIADRYGALEASWVVERESELPDQDELLANLQLLELRCPE